The Chamaesiphon minutus PCC 6605 DNA window CCAGGCATTAAATGAAGCTTACGCGACTATCAGCCATCCCGACCGCCGCTCCGCATACGATCGCCAAATCGGCTACTCGCGGCTGTACGTGGTGCAAATACCGCAAAATTTCCAGCCGCTCAAGTCGCGCCCAGATCGGTATCGCTCGTCAGCATATCTCGATCCGACCGATCGACCCCTGTCTGGTGGCGAAATTTTTGCGTTGTTTATGCTCGCAGCCACATTCATCGGCTGCTTCACATTAGCGATCGCGATCGGCATTGCTAGAGGGGAACTGTAGAAATACCATCAGGATTTACAAGATGAAAGGATTGGCAGGATTAGTCTTTCGGCACACTGCCAACTCTCAACTCCCTGCTTGGTGAAACGCACGCTGAGGGAACCTCCGCGCGATTTCATCCGCAGCTCCCAGCTCCCAACTCTTAGACTCCCAACTCCCAATTCCCGACAATCGACGGTTGAGTATTTCTGAAATCGGGTTCAAAATCTAGGTATACCTATTTTATAACTCGATCGCTATGGATATCCGCTCCAGAAAAATAGCCATAGGCACGATCTTAGCGATCGCCGGAATTGGAGTTGGTACGAGTGTCAGTACGTATTTGCGCCAGCAAGAGCGATCGCCACTGACTCGATCGAGCGACAATGACAATGCTGCTGCGCCACGGCAATCGATTGGAGCGCGCCCGCCTCAATATAATAATAGTAACTTTATCACGGCTGCTGTGGCTAAAATTGGGCCAGCAGTGGTCAAAATCGATGTTCCCGACTCTAACCAGCAGTCATCAGCGGTCGATCGGCGTGCGGCTGGGTCGCGTTTGGAAAGTTTACTGGAGGATAAGAGTCAAGCGGGCACTGGAGCCGGATTTATAGTGAGCGCGGATGGGAAAATCGTTACTACCGCTAGTGTCATTGCGGGAGCCAAGCGCGTCAAAGTCACTCTCAAAAATGGTCGCGTATTGGAAGGTAAAGTAATTGGCATCGATCGCGTGACAGATCTGGCCGTTTTGAGAGTTAATGCTAGTAACTTACCCACCGTTAAGCTGGGGAACTCGGATCGTCTCGTTCAAGGTGAATGGGCGATCGCCATCGGCAATCCCCTGGGCTTAGATAATTCTGTCACCGTCGGTATTATCAGCGCGATCGGACGGACGAGTACACAAGCGGGTATTCCCGATCGACGGGTCAACTTTATCCAAACTGATGCCGCCATCAATCCAGGTAATTCTGGCGGCCCTTTGCTCAATGCGCGCGCCGAAGTCATTGGCATTGGGACGACGATGCGCGATCGCGCTCAGGGTGTGGGGTTTGCCATCCCGATCCGCACGGCGACGCGGATTACCGATCGATTATTTGCCACTGGCAAAGTGAATCACCCCTATTTAGGCGTCCAAATGATTGCCTTGACAGCCGAACTTAAAGCTGGAATCGATCGAGAACCCAGCTTGAGATCGAAAGTAACTGCCCAGCAGGGGGCGATCGTGATGGAAGTAATTCCTAATTCTCCAGCAGCGTCTAGCGGCATTCGTCCGGGAGATGTCATCGTCCGAGTTGCGGAGCGATCTATTGCTACTCCCAGTGACGTCCAGCAGCAAGTAGAAGCCAGTCAAGTTGGTAAAAAGATTGCATTACAGCTCAATCGAGAAGGCAGGGTGCGATCGCTTCAAATCGAGTTGGGTATCTTGCCGACAGATGCATCCGGCTTACGGGAGTAAGGGTGGATGAGTGGGAAAAACGCAGTTTCAAAGCCTAAAACCTAAAGCCTAAAATGCTATTTAATAATGGATTCGATCGCCGTAACTAGCTCTTGTTCGGAATAGGGCTTGGTGATGTAGATATCCATACCCTGTTTTTGACCCCAAAAGCGATCTAAATCTCGATCGCGAGCCGTACAAGCGATAATAGGAATTTGACTGGTATCGGGATATGCCTTCAATAATCTACAAAACTCAAAGCCATTAATTCCTTCCATCGTGATATCTGTAACAATCGCATCTGGTTGTTGATTGGCGGCTAATTCCATACCATCTTCGGCATTATCTGTAGAGATAACTTGATAATTATTGTTCTTTAGATAAAGCGTTATTAAGTCACGTTCGGATGGACTATCTTCAACGATTAAAATTTTTTTCATTCTTTTATTTTAAATAATATACCAACAGTAAAGACAGCTTAAAGCAATCCCGATTGATAGAGTTTAAAATGAAACTAATTGAATTTTTAGTTAACTAAAATCAAAATTCAAAGTTGCTGTATATTCTTTCTACTGTAGCATACAAAGTAAACTACCCACTGAATGTATGTAAAAGTATAGACTCGATCGCGATCGTTTGAAAATCGACTTATCTACCTAAAAACTATACCTCTTTACTTGTTTTGCCATTGCTTGAGGAGGGCGAGTGTCAGCTCGTACATTTCAGGGTTGTATTGTTGTTTATATAATATTACCGCTCGTTCTAAATCGCTAATTGCACTAGCTGGCTCGTCGAGACGGTCGTATTTGAGGGTCGCACGCAGAACGTGAGCATCTGCATAGACAGGATCGACTTCGATCGCTCGATCGTAATCGGCTAGTGCCCCCTGCCAGTCCTGGAATTTATCGTATTTTAATAGTCCTCGATCGCGATAGGCGGCGGCAGAATATGGGTTGAGGTCGATCGCTTTGCTATAGTCGGCTAATGCGCCATGATAGTCATGAAGTCTATTTTCTTTAAGGGCACCGCGATTTTTATAGGCAGTAGCAGTCTGTGGATTGATTTGGATTGCTTTACTGTAGTCATCTAATGCGCCACTACAGTCATCGAGTCGCTTTTCTTTGAGTAAAGCGCGATTATTATAAACCACAGCCGCATTCGGATCGATCTGTGTGGCCATATTGTAATCATCCAATGCACCATAATAGTCATGGAGTTTATTCTCTTTCAATAAGCCACGATTCACATAAAGATCGAACGAATTACTTTTAAGTTCGATCGCTTTATTTAAATCGGCTAGTGCGCCCTCATAATCTTGCCGATCGTATTTAGATTGCCAAGAGAGAATATAATCGTTTGGAGTAAATGGATTGTCTTTAGACATTTTTACGGGAATCTAACTTAGCTTGATGTTCGCACGACTCACAAAAATTTTAGCGAGCAGATGATTTTTTGACTATTTTACTAATTTATATCATGTTAAAAAACAATGGTTGAAGATGAGGTGACAGGCTCCAGGGATAGAAAGGTTGTCGCGCTCCACAATCCGAACTTATTCGTGACGGACGCGCACAAGCTCTTGGCCGCAAGATCTGAGTCGCGATATTCAAGATTGTATTACTTTTTTAGAGCGGTAATATCTACCCGATCGGACTGCCATGACAACTGCTAGATCGATGAGCTTATGGTAAATCGATCAGTACCGCAGTTGCCGATTGATAGCGATCTCTAAAGTGGTAGGCGACCATTTTATCTAAGACTTTGGCTAGTGCGGGCGAGACAGTGGCGCGATCTTGCCAGATGAGATTGCCAGTACTCTCATCGACGGGTAAATATCGAGGATGCGTATTAGTCAGAGCTTCGATCGCGATCGTGCCCAAAGCATAAATATCGCTACTATAATTAGGTTGCCCAGCAAATTGCTCTGGAGGCGTATAGCCGCGCGTACCAATCGCGATCGTCATTTGTCGATCGTCTGGGACCTGCGGTTGAATTTCCTTGACTGCGCCAAAATCAATTACGACTAGTTTGCCACGAGCGCGATTCTCTTTCAGAGAGGCTCCGCCAACGCGAATGATATTTCCGGGTTTGAGATCGCGATGGATTGCATACTGACTGTGAATGAAGCCCAAGACTGGTAAGAGTTGCCGCAACAAATCTAGCACTTGCTCCTCGCTCCAGGGTTGGGTAGCACCTTCTAATTCGCGATCGAGTGGTGTCCCGTCGATAAATTCCTGCACTAGGTAAAACTCTTGCTGATGCTCGAAGTAAGCGAATAAGTGGGGAATTTGAGAATGGTGTCCTAATTTAGATAAAATCTCGGCTTCGGTATTAAATAGTCGCCGCGCCAAACTTACAAAATTAGCATCGCGTCTGGCGGGGACTAATTGCTTGATGACGCATTGCGGTTTGCCAGGAAGTTTGGTGTCGCGAGCTAGATAAGTCACCCCAAAACCGCCAGCACCTAATGTCGATTCGGCTTGATAGCGTCCATCTAACAGATAATTGGGTGGCATGGCACCAACTACTCGATCGAGACTGGGAGTTTGGTCTTGTTTGACAGTAGCATCGACGCGATCTAAAACTGTTGGGGAGTCGCCATCGGTGCCCAGAGCCATCGTCGTTTCTAAAGCTTCCGTCGTAGGTAATAACACTGGGGGTGTCTGCGTCGCTGGGATGGTAAAAGAGGGAGCTGTTTGACTCAACAACAGCTTGAGTTCGGCAATGGCGCGATCTTGCTCTCTAGCCAAATTTGCCATTTCTTGTTGTTGCTGCTGCGTGCGATAGCTAGTCAAGCCCAACACCCCAACACTACTTGTCACTAAACCCACCAAGGGACTCACCAACGGCAGCCACCCCGAATTTGCAAACGCAATTGCGTATCCACCCACTAACAGCATTGCCGCACCACTTGTCACGGCAAATAAGCGGATTGGATGGCGAACATACCAAGCCATTAAGCTCCCCGTCAAACACCAACCGCCCACCCAAAAGCCTTCCGCCCAATCGGGAATAAACCACCATAACGGCTGTTTATCTAAGACTGCGCTGAGAATTTGACTAGTAATCTGTGCGTGTACCATCACACCGGGCATCGTGGCATCTGCTGCGGCTCCGGCACTATAGGGGGTAAGAAATTCGTCTTTAAGGGAGCTAGCGGTAGAACCGATTAGGACGATCCGATCTTTAATTAGCTTGGGATCGACTCGATCGTTCAACAGATCTGAGATTGAGACAATCGGAGCTACTGCAATACTCACTTTTTGAGTATTAGCATCACGCCGCCGTCGATAGTCGAGCAAAATCTGATATCCGCCATGCTCGGCATCCTGATAGCCGCCATCGGTGCCGGAGATGCGGTGAAAATGCGCTGTACCAAGCCGAAATTCATTTTTTGAGTCAAAGCTACCGCCGATATTGTGTTGGCGCAGCAGGTATTCTTGGGCGAGTTGGAGCGATAGACTAGTTTCGCTCGTACAGGGCGATTTGGGATCGCGAGACATAAATAGTAAGGCACGGCGGACGATACTATCGCGATCGACAACCAGATCTACAAATCCCAATTGTTCTGGTGGAATGCCCGGTGGGCCTGCAATGCCGGGATTCTTCAAGTTACGATGGTGACAGCCAGGAATAATCAGGTCGTTTTTTTTCCAAATCTCAACGAGTTTGGCATGTCCCGGTTCTACCGGATTGGCTCTAAATACGTCCAAGCCAATGAGTTTAGCTTGATTATCTGTCAGTTTTTGGATGATTTGAGCGATCGTCCGATCGGGTAACGGCCAAACTTTTAGGCGATCGAGATCTTCTTCGGTAATTGCGACGATTAGCAGTCGAGGATCGGGCGGAATCGGCGATCGCCACCGGACGCTGCGATCGTAAGCTGCGAGTTCGCCCATCTCCCACCAACCGAGATGTTTGGTACCTAAAACTAGTCCCGTGACGCCCAAACCGACACCTAAAATTGTCACTAATTGCCAAGGCACTCGGCGATCGATTAGCGATTTCCAGATAGATAATAGTTCGAGCTTACGGAGCATTAGATGACGCCCTTAGCGATTACCATTAAAGATACAAGTGACAGTCAGACCTCACTCTCATTCCTACTATGACATCCCGACTTTGCAAGCGGGGCGATTCGAGATTCGATCGATATAATTAACAACTGCGGGATAAGCCGATAAATCTAATTTCAACATCAATGGAATATAGATTAGAATCGAACCGACTGCCACATCTGCGACACTAAATTCATCGCCTAAAATATAAGGATGTTTGGCAAGCATCGCTTCGAGCGGCGGCATTAATTTAGGCAATTCTCGTTCGCGACTTGCTTCGACAAAAATTCCAGTTGCTAGCGTCGAATTACCAAATAATGTCCACTGAGCGAAAATCGCTTGTTGCTCTAGGGACAATTCAGTTTTACTATATTTTTGATTCAGATATAACAAAATTGCCCCAGATTCAAATAGCGCGAAATCACCATCGACGATCGCGGGTACTTTACCAAAAGGATTGATTTTAAGAAAGTCCGGCTGGAGATGTTCGCCTGCGGCCATATCTAGCAAAATAAATTCATAAGGAATTGCTAACTCCTCCAAATACCAACGCACGATCGAAGCCCGACTCCGCGCACCACCATATAATTTAATCATCTTAATTATTCCCTATTCCCTATCCCCTATCCCCTATCCCCTATCCTACGCTCTCAACTCAAACCCATTCAGATATTCCGCCGCTTTATTCGGATCGAAAGCAACTCGATCGATGAACATATCTGGCTGTTCGATTTTGAGTTGTCCTTTGGGCAAATTCAACCAAAAAGCTTTGGCAATGTCTGCATAAGCAGCCGTAGGATATAATTGCTTAATCACAGCATCGGCATTTTTGGGATATTCAGTAAGCTGCTGCTGACGCCAGCGTACCATCTGCGTTAGCACCCACACGGCGTGAGAATGCCAGAGAAAATTGGCATGATTGGGTTGCTGGAGATAGTTAGTCGCTTGAAAATGAAAGATTTGAAAATCGGGAACTTTTACTACACCAGATTTACCATCAAAGCCACCGTAATTATAATTTCCGGCTAGGATTTTTTGCCAATTTTTATTAGTACCAGCATCCGTATATTGGGACTTACCTAAAACAGGTGCGAGTTCGGCCACATGTTGGGGATTGTCGCAATATTGACAAGCTTCTAATACTGCTGCCATCATTGCCTTAGCGGTAACCGGATTAGCTTGTAGCCAAGTATCTAAAGAAGCCAGAATTTTTTCTGGATGTCCGTGCCAAACATCTCGATCGATCGAAGCTGTAAAAGCTTTTTTATCGGCGAGCGTTTGCTGGTTGAATAGCTCATCGGTAGCATAACCGATCAGCTTGCCACTATCCAATCCGGCGGTAATATTATTAGGTGATAATACCTCGAATTTGAGATCGCGTTCGGCATCGATACCCATGGTTCCCAACCAATATCGGGTAGTATAATTTGCCATAGCGGCTGGATGTGCGATCGCAAATCCTGGCGGTTGTTTCAATTCGCGAAAGAATTTATTATAACTTTCTTGAAATTCATAAAGACTATTATATGCTTGGCGCGGTCGCAACCCGGCCTTCCAAGCCGTCTCACTTAGACTGATACTATTACCATTGATATTCAGCCCCATCAAAGCAACTGTATTAGCAGTACTCTTGCTTTTCTCTTTGTCATCATCTTGCTCTCTGCGATTGCGGCGACGACGTGGTTTCTCCGTATCTTTATCTTTCTCTCGCGATTTAACACCTTCAGCACTAAAATATTCCCATAGCGGGATCGCAAATAGAGTTTGAACGGCATCTAATTTGCCACTATGCAACTCCTGCTGCACCCGCTCCCAAGTTGGCTGTTTGACTAAAGTCACATTCAAGCCATACTTTTTGAACATCCCTTTTTCTTTGGCAACTACCAACGGGAGAGAGTCCAAACTCGATACGATCCCAATCTGGAGATCGGTTTTTTCCAACTTGCCAAAGTTAGCTGGCGGCTGGTTAAAATGAGTACTCCCTTGACTGTTACAAGCGGCAAAAGTCAAACTTGCTGCGGCGAGAGTACTGTATTGCAGAAATTGGCGACGCTTCATTGAGATGATATTTGAGAGCGGTAAAGTCTAGAGCTATGTTGAATTTTACAGGATGGGGCGACAATTTAGGTGATAGGTTTTAAGCTTTAGGCTTTAGGTTTTAGGTTTTAGGTTTTAGGCAAAACTGTATTTACCCCACCCATCCACCCATCCACCCATCCACTCCATCCATCCCCTCCCGTGAACTTCACAACTCCCCTCCAGATCGGCTCTCTCCAGCTTCACAGCCGTGTTTTTCAGTCGCCCTTGTCTGGAGTTACCGATCTGGTTTTTCGTCGCTTGGTGCGGCGATATGCGCCCGATTCGATGATGTATACAGAAATGGTGCAGGCATCGAGCCTGAGACATCTCAAAGAAATACCGCGCATTATGGAGATCGATGCTAACGAGCGTCCGATTAGTATCCAGTTATTTGACTGTCGTGCCGATTTTTTGGGCGAAGCGGCTCAAATTGCCGTGCAGCAAGGCGCACAGACGATCGATATCAACATGGGTTGTCCGGTGAATAAAATTACCAAAAATGGCGGCGGCTCATCGCTATTGCGCGATCCCGATACCGCAGTGGCGATCGTTAAAGCCGTGGTAAATTCTGTAGATATTCCCGTGACGGTAAAAACGCGGATCGGTTGGTCGGATGATGAAATAAATATCTTAGACTTCGCCCAACGGATGGAAGATGCTGGCGCGCAGATGATGACGATCCACGCTCGGACTCGCGCGCAGGGATACAATGGCACGGCAAACTGGGACTGGATTCGTCGGGTTAAACAAGTGCTCTCGATTCCCGTGATTGCCAATGGGGATATCTTTTCGGTGGAGGCGGCGATTGCTTGTCTGGAGCAAACTGGAGCCGATGGCGTGATGTGTTCTCGCGGGACGCTCGGCTATCCCTTTCTGGTGGGTGAAATCGACTATTTTCTCAAAACAGGGGAACGACTCGCGCCCCCAAGTGCGATCGCCAGATTAGAATGTGCTAAAGAACATTTACAAAACTTGTACTTATATAAAGGCGATCGCGGCATCTTGCAGGCTCGAAAACACTTAACCTGGTATGCCAAAGGGTTTTCGGGTGCGGCAGAGTTACGCACGCAACTTCAAGAAATCGGGAATGTCGCCGCAGGTGTCGATTTGCTCGATCGACAGATGGAATTATTGGATCGGGAGAGTTAGCGGCTAGCAACTGGCATTGCAAATAACTAGCCACCGATCTCCTAGAGATTACCGCGCAAAGCTGCTAGTAGAAATACCACAATGGGGCCAGCAATCATAATCATTGCCACCATTGACAATTGGGCGATTACTTCCCAGTTAATACTGAGCACGCTATCCACAATACCGCTCAAAAAATCCATATTTCCTCGCAAACAAACTTTAATTTATTATATCGCCAACAGGATCGGCGATATAATTTTATCCGCGTCTCGCCGATTGAGATTAATTTTATTTACAAAAGTACATGAGTTAGGCTTTAGGCTTTAGGTTTTAGGCTTTAGGTTTTGGAACTGCGTTCCTTGCGCTCCCGACTCCCCGCTCCCCGCTCCAAAGCAGAAGAAACCCGATAAACTGAATGAGTAATAACTGACAAACTCAAGAATATGTCTACATGGCGGTGTATAAAGCAGTGTGGGGCTTGCTGTAACTTAGATCCGAGCGATCGACCGGATTTGGAAGAATACTTACCACCAGAGCAGTTAGCCATCTACATGAGTATGGTAGGTGCTGATGGTTGGTGTATCAATCTCGATCGCGATACGCGGACTTGTAATATCTATGAAGATCGTCCGAGTTTTTGTCGGGTACAAGAAGATACTTTTGTGGCGATGTTTGGGATCGAGCCAGAGGATTTGAATGATTTTGCGATCGCGTGTTGTCGCGAGCAGATTGAAGGTGTCTATGGAGAGCGGAGTCTAGAAGCGATTCGATTCGATACCGAGCTGGGTATTTTCCTCTAAATATTCGATATTTTTGTCGATCTACTTGCGGAGTTGGGAATATGAGAAGATAATTGAGACCTTAGCTGTAGTTTAGGTTGTTCCGTGACTATTTCATCCTCTTCCGATACATCTGCCGATACTGTCCTCGAAACGTTAGAACCCTCACCTACATCCGTTGGGGCAGAGTCTCCAGTCGCCACTCAACAAACATCGAGCATGTGGGGTACCTTCTTTTCGACGTTTATCACGATTTTTTTAGCCGAGATGGGCGATAAGACTCAATTAGCGACGCTATTATTGAGTGCCCAATCTCAGTCGCCATGGATCGTGTTTATCGGTGCGGGAACTGCTTTAATCGCGACAAGTTTGGTGGGGGTACTTTTAGGGCGTTATTTGGCGAAGATATTATCGCCCAGAACTCTAGATATCGCTGCGGGAGCATTATTGATGATAGTGTCGATCCTCTTGCTAGGAGATGTGGTGCAACTCTAAACCCACTCAGCTCTATCAAATACCATGAATCATCCGATCGAAATTGCAATTATCGGTGCTGGAATGGCCGGAATTGCCTGTGCCAAAGAACTGCAAGCAAACGGATATCGAGGAATCACGATCTGGGAAAAGTCTAGAGGGGTTGGTGGGAGATTGACAACGCGGCGGATGTTCGATACTTGTGTCGATCGGGGGACTTGTTATATTTCCCCCAAAGGGGAGCGATTTCGGGCGTTATTCGATCGACTTATTGCTGCCAATATCGTCGAGACATGGACGGATACTACCC harbors:
- a CDS encoding J domain-containing protein, whose translation is MNSKQQTYYALLGVHPSASPIEIRRAYRELSKKYHPDTTVLNTATATVKFQALNEAYATISHPDRRSAYDRQIGYSRLYVVQIPQNFQPLKSRPDRYRSSAYLDPTDRPLSGGEIFALFMLAATFIGCFTLAIAIGIARGEL
- a CDS encoding trypsin-like peptidase domain-containing protein, translated to MDIRSRKIAIGTILAIAGIGVGTSVSTYLRQQERSPLTRSSDNDNAAAPRQSIGARPPQYNNSNFITAAVAKIGPAVVKIDVPDSNQQSSAVDRRAAGSRLESLLEDKSQAGTGAGFIVSADGKIVTTASVIAGAKRVKVTLKNGRVLEGKVIGIDRVTDLAVLRVNASNLPTVKLGNSDRLVQGEWAIAIGNPLGLDNSVTVGIISAIGRTSTQAGIPDRRVNFIQTDAAINPGNSGGPLLNARAEVIGIGTTMRDRAQGVGFAIPIRTATRITDRLFATGKVNHPYLGVQMIALTAELKAGIDREPSLRSKVTAQQGAIVMEVIPNSPAASSGIRPGDVIVRVAERSIATPSDVQQQVEASQVGKKIALQLNREGRVRSLQIELGILPTDASGLRE
- a CDS encoding response regulator transcription factor, translated to MKKILIVEDSPSERDLITLYLKNNNYQVISTDNAEDGMELAANQQPDAIVTDITMEGINGFEFCRLLKAYPDTSQIPIIACTARDRDLDRFWGQKQGMDIYITKPYSEQELVTAIESIIK
- a CDS encoding tetratricopeptide repeat protein translates to MSKDNPFTPNDYILSWQSKYDRQDYEGALADLNKAIELKSNSFDLYVNRGLLKENKLHDYYGALDDYNMATQIDPNAAVVYNNRALLKEKRLDDCSGALDDYSKAIQINPQTATAYKNRGALKENRLHDYHGALADYSKAIDLNPYSAAAYRDRGLLKYDKFQDWQGALADYDRAIEVDPVYADAHVLRATLKYDRLDEPASAISDLERAVILYKQQYNPEMYELTLALLKQWQNK
- a CDS encoding CHASE2 domain-containing serine/threonine-protein kinase — translated: MLRKLELLSIWKSLIDRRVPWQLVTILGVGLGVTGLVLGTKHLGWWEMGELAAYDRSVRWRSPIPPDPRLLIVAITEEDLDRLKVWPLPDRTIAQIIQKLTDNQAKLIGLDVFRANPVEPGHAKLVEIWKKNDLIIPGCHHRNLKNPGIAGPPGIPPEQLGFVDLVVDRDSIVRRALLFMSRDPKSPCTSETSLSLQLAQEYLLRQHNIGGSFDSKNEFRLGTAHFHRISGTDGGYQDAEHGGYQILLDYRRRRDANTQKVSIAVAPIVSISDLLNDRVDPKLIKDRIVLIGSTASSLKDEFLTPYSAGAAADATMPGVMVHAQITSQILSAVLDKQPLWWFIPDWAEGFWVGGWCLTGSLMAWYVRHPIRLFAVTSGAAMLLVGGYAIAFANSGWLPLVSPLVGLVTSSVGVLGLTSYRTQQQQQEMANLAREQDRAIAELKLLLSQTAPSFTIPATQTPPVLLPTTEALETTMALGTDGDSPTVLDRVDATVKQDQTPSLDRVVGAMPPNYLLDGRYQAESTLGAGGFGVTYLARDTKLPGKPQCVIKQLVPARRDANFVSLARRLFNTEAEILSKLGHHSQIPHLFAYFEHQQEFYLVQEFIDGTPLDRELEGATQPWSEEQVLDLLRQLLPVLGFIHSQYAIHRDLKPGNIIRVGGASLKENRARGKLVVIDFGAVKEIQPQVPDDRQMTIAIGTRGYTPPEQFAGQPNYSSDIYALGTIAIEALTNTHPRYLPVDESTGNLIWQDRATVSPALAKVLDKMVAYHFRDRYQSATAVLIDLP
- a CDS encoding glutathione S-transferase family protein, which produces MIKLYGGARSRASIVRWYLEELAIPYEFILLDMAAGEHLQPDFLKINPFGKVPAIVDGDFALFESGAILLYLNQKYSKTELSLEQQAIFAQWTLFGNSTLATGIFVEASRERELPKLMPPLEAMLAKHPYILGDEFSVADVAVGSILIYIPLMLKLDLSAYPAVVNYIDRISNRPACKVGMS
- a CDS encoding CmpA/NrtA family ABC transporter substrate-binding protein, translated to MKRRQFLQYSTLAAASLTFAACNSQGSTHFNQPPANFGKLEKTDLQIGIVSSLDSLPLVVAKEKGMFKKYGLNVTLVKQPTWERVQQELHSGKLDAVQTLFAIPLWEYFSAEGVKSREKDKDTEKPRRRRNRREQDDDKEKSKSTANTVALMGLNINGNSISLSETAWKAGLRPRQAYNSLYEFQESYNKFFRELKQPPGFAIAHPAAMANYTTRYWLGTMGIDAERDLKFEVLSPNNITAGLDSGKLIGYATDELFNQQTLADKKAFTASIDRDVWHGHPEKILASLDTWLQANPVTAKAMMAAVLEACQYCDNPQHVAELAPVLGKSQYTDAGTNKNWQKILAGNYNYGGFDGKSGVVKVPDFQIFHFQATNYLQQPNHANFLWHSHAVWVLTQMVRWRQQQLTEYPKNADAVIKQLYPTAAYADIAKAFWLNLPKGQLKIEQPDMFIDRVAFDPNKAAEYLNGFELRA
- the dusB gene encoding tRNA dihydrouridine synthase DusB; amino-acid sequence: MNFTTPLQIGSLQLHSRVFQSPLSGVTDLVFRRLVRRYAPDSMMYTEMVQASSLRHLKEIPRIMEIDANERPISIQLFDCRADFLGEAAQIAVQQGAQTIDINMGCPVNKITKNGGGSSLLRDPDTAVAIVKAVVNSVDIPVTVKTRIGWSDDEINILDFAQRMEDAGAQMMTIHARTRAQGYNGTANWDWIRRVKQVLSIPVIANGDIFSVEAAIACLEQTGADGVMCSRGTLGYPFLVGEIDYFLKTGERLAPPSAIARLECAKEHLQNLYLYKGDRGILQARKHLTWYAKGFSGAAELRTQLQEIGNVAAGVDLLDRQMELLDRES
- the psb30 gene encoding photosystem II reaction center protein Ycf12/Psb30, with the protein product MDFLSGIVDSVLSINWEVIAQLSMVAMIMIAGPIVVFLLAALRGNL
- a CDS encoding YkgJ family cysteine cluster protein — its product is MSTWRCIKQCGACCNLDPSDRPDLEEYLPPEQLAIYMSMVGADGWCINLDRDTRTCNIYEDRPSFCRVQEDTFVAMFGIEPEDLNDFAIACCREQIEGVYGERSLEAIRFDTELGIFL
- a CDS encoding TMEM165/GDT1 family protein, with amino-acid sequence MTISSSSDTSADTVLETLEPSPTSVGAESPVATQQTSSMWGTFFSTFITIFLAEMGDKTQLATLLLSAQSQSPWIVFIGAGTALIATSLVGVLLGRYLAKILSPRTLDIAAGALLMIVSILLLGDVVQL